A genome region from Flavobacterium sp. CFS9 includes the following:
- a CDS encoding glycoside hydrolase family 28 protein: protein MKTKSVNHLFFTAVFLLVTCSNLTAQNSDTYDTYRGIEFKIPKVNEPIIPNNTVNLKDFGAVNGGYVLNTKAFADAIEAVSKKGGGKVIIPPGIWLTGPIILRSNLELHAETGALIKFSTDKNLYPIIETSFEGLNTWRCISPIYGKNLVNVAFTGNGVWDGSGEAWRQVKKNKLTEEQWKKFIASGGVLNEKKDSWYPSEQYLKGSKGADQNVRHDLKTKEEFEAIHDFLRPVLVSIQNSKRVLFDGPVFQNSPAWNLHPFMVEDLIVRNITVRNPWFSQNGDGLDVESCKNVIIENSSFDVGDDAICIKSGKDKDGRDRGVACENIIVKNNIVYHGHGGVTVGSEMSGGVKNLHVSNCTFMGTDVGLRFKSTRGRGGIVENIYISDIFMTDIPSQAISFDLYYGGKSIAETLAEGGNTVTTKAVPVSEETPQFKNISIKNITIKGAQQAVFLQGLPEMNLENIEISNLIAKAEKGFSIIDANGIKINHAKLDIENPTVFEIYNTKNMSLKNTEFNSTSAKAITINGEASQNIELNSSSKIDFSKQTTLGVNVSKDAVKF, encoded by the coding sequence ATGAAAACCAAATCTGTCAATCATTTGTTTTTTACAGCGGTATTTTTACTTGTGACCTGTTCCAATCTTACTGCGCAAAATTCAGATACTTATGATACATATAGAGGTATCGAATTTAAAATACCCAAAGTCAATGAACCTATAATCCCAAATAATACCGTAAATCTAAAAGATTTTGGGGCTGTAAATGGCGGATATGTTTTAAATACTAAAGCTTTCGCTGATGCCATAGAAGCTGTATCAAAAAAAGGAGGTGGAAAAGTGATTATTCCACCCGGAATCTGGCTAACTGGCCCAATTATACTAAGAAGTAATCTTGAACTTCATGCCGAAACAGGAGCCTTAATTAAATTTTCTACCGATAAAAATTTATATCCAATTATTGAAACCAGTTTTGAAGGGCTTAACACCTGGCGATGCATCTCTCCTATTTACGGTAAGAATCTGGTAAATGTTGCCTTTACAGGAAATGGTGTGTGGGATGGTTCCGGAGAAGCCTGGAGACAAGTTAAAAAAAACAAACTGACGGAAGAACAATGGAAGAAATTTATAGCTTCCGGCGGTGTTTTAAATGAAAAGAAAGACAGCTGGTATCCTTCTGAACAATATTTAAAAGGCTCCAAAGGTGCTGATCAGAATGTTCGTCACGATCTAAAAACAAAAGAAGAATTTGAAGCCATTCACGACTTTCTGCGTCCGGTTTTAGTGAGTATACAAAACAGTAAAAGAGTATTGTTTGATGGCCCCGTGTTTCAAAACTCACCTGCCTGGAACCTTCATCCGTTTATGGTAGAGGATTTAATCGTTAGAAATATAACCGTTCGTAATCCGTGGTTTTCTCAAAACGGCGACGGTCTTGATGTCGAATCCTGCAAAAATGTAATTATCGAAAATTCCAGTTTTGATGTGGGTGATGATGCCATCTGTATCAAATCGGGAAAAGACAAAGACGGTCGTGATCGTGGGGTTGCCTGCGAAAATATTATCGTTAAAAACAACATCGTTTATCACGGACATGGTGGTGTCACAGTGGGAAGCGAAATGTCGGGCGGAGTGAAAAATCTGCATGTCTCCAATTGTACTTTCATGGGAACTGATGTTGGCTTGCGTTTTAAAAGTACCCGCGGGCGTGGAGGAATAGTAGAAAACATTTATATTTCGGATATTTTTATGACCGATATTCCATCACAAGCCATCTCTTTTGATTTATATTATGGAGGAAAATCCATAGCCGAAACTTTGGCAGAAGGCGGAAACACCGTAACTACAAAAGCTGTTCCTGTAAGTGAAGAAACACCACAGTTTAAAAACATATCGATTAAAAACATCACCATTAAGGGCGCACAGCAAGCAGTATTTCTGCAAGGTTTACCCGAAATGAATCTGGAAAACATTGAAATTTCTAATTTAATTGCCAAAGCAGAAAAAGGTTTCTCGATTATTGATGCCAATGGAATCAAAATCAACCATGCCAAATTAGACATCGAAAACCCTACCGTATTTGAAATCTACAATACTAAAAATATGTCTTTAAAAAATACGGAATTTAATTCGACTTCTGCGAAAGCAATTACTATAAACGGAGAAGCCAGCCAAAATATTGAACTGAATTCATCCTCAAAAATAGATTTTTCGAAACAAACAACCTTAGGAGTAAATGTTTCTAAAGATGCTGTAAAGTTTTGA
- a CDS encoding efflux transporter outer membrane subunit, which translates to MTHSSNKYILVVVAATLLSACSITKKYERPSTISTDKLYRDQNTADSTTMASMPWQTVFKDEKLNALIQKGLDQNLNLKNAIENIVQSRAVLRQAKLAYYPTLNLDAGATFNKQSRASLNLPPGININMETTTSKLGLSTSWELDIWGKLSSSKRAALAAYLATDAAKQAIQTQLIADIANNYFLLLAYDKQLEITQATLESRIKNVETIKALKEGAIVTGAAVVQSEANQHAAEVLIPDLKRSIRETENALTILLGQAPGAIERGTLGNQTVPENLAVGMPAQLLENRPDVRQAEFNFRTAFESTNMAKTYFYPSLTLTASGGFSSLQLTDFFTNSVFYSLIGGLTQPIFNQGLNKARLTTAQSKQVQALNDFQQSLLVAGQEVSNALYAYEMAVEKEESRQKQIEALEKAVDFTQQLLEYSSATNYTDVLTSEQNLLAAQLSGITDNLQKLQAVVDLYRALGGGWK; encoded by the coding sequence ATGACTCATAGTTCAAATAAATATATTCTTGTGGTAGTGGCAGCGACACTGTTGAGTGCGTGTTCGATTACTAAGAAATACGAACGTCCGTCGACCATTTCGACCGATAAGCTGTATCGCGATCAAAATACTGCCGATTCGACTACGATGGCAAGTATGCCGTGGCAGACTGTTTTTAAAGACGAAAAACTGAATGCTTTAATTCAAAAAGGATTAGATCAGAATCTCAATTTAAAGAATGCGATCGAAAATATAGTGCAGTCCAGAGCTGTTTTGCGTCAGGCCAAACTGGCTTATTATCCAACACTGAATCTTGATGCCGGTGCCACATTTAACAAACAATCAAGAGCCAGTCTGAATTTACCGCCGGGTATCAATATCAATATGGAGACTACAACCTCTAAATTAGGTCTGAGTACTTCCTGGGAACTTGATATTTGGGGAAAATTAAGCAGTTCAAAAAGAGCGGCTTTAGCAGCCTATCTGGCTACAGATGCTGCAAAACAAGCCATTCAGACACAATTGATCGCTGATATTGCAAATAACTATTTTTTGTTGTTAGCGTATGATAAGCAATTGGAAATTACCCAAGCGACTTTAGAAAGCCGTATTAAAAATGTGGAAACGATTAAAGCTTTAAAAGAAGGAGCCATAGTGACCGGAGCAGCAGTGGTGCAGAGTGAAGCCAATCAGCATGCAGCCGAGGTATTGATTCCGGATTTAAAACGAAGTATTCGTGAAACGGAGAATGCTCTTACTATTTTGTTGGGACAGGCTCCGGGCGCTATTGAAAGAGGGACATTGGGGAATCAGACCGTTCCGGAAAATCTTGCGGTAGGTATGCCGGCACAATTGCTGGAAAACCGTCCGGATGTTCGTCAGGCCGAGTTTAATTTCCGCACTGCGTTTGAAAGTACCAATATGGCTAAAACTTATTTTTATCCAAGTTTGACGCTTACTGCAAGTGGTGGATTTTCGAGTCTGCAACTAACCGATTTCTTTACCAATTCTGTTTTTTATTCTTTAATAGGAGGTTTGACACAGCCTATTTTCAATCAGGGACTGAATAAAGCAAGATTAACAACAGCACAATCCAAACAAGTTCAGGCACTGAATGATTTCCAACAAAGCCTTTTGGTAGCAGGGCAGGAGGTCTCAAATGCTTTGTATGCGTATGAAATGGCCGTTGAAAAAGAAGAATCCAGACAAAAGCAAATTGAGGCTCTTGAAAAAGCAGTAGATTTTACACAACAGCTTTTAGAGTACAGCTCGGCCACCAATTATACTGATGTATTAACTTCAGAGCAAAATTTATTGGCAGCGCAATTAAGCGGGATCACTGATAATTTGCAAAAATTACAAGCTGTTGTCGATTTGTATCGTGCCTTAGGTGGCGGATGGAAATAG
- a CDS encoding efflux RND transporter permease subunit, with protein MFKIFIQRPVLSTVISVIIVILGILGLAALPIAQYPDIAPPTVNVAASYTGANADVVLKSIVIPLEEQINGVENMTYMTSTATNDGNASIKIFFKVGTDPDLAAVNVQNRVSRATSLLPVEVTQAGVTVTKSQSSNLLIFSLYSDDKAYDQTFLQNYAKINLVPQIQRVVGVGDVTVFGSRDYSMRIWLKPDVMQQYKLIPSDVSAALAEQNIEAAPGKFGENGDQAFQYVIKYKGRLTSAKEFEEIVIKSAGNGQLLRLKDVAKVELGSLSYSSTSTTNGRPSVGIAISQTPGSNARDVINNSKKLIDEAVKTFPKGIKYTVLINVNENLDASIEKVIHTLVEAFILVFIVVFIFLQDFRSTLIPAIAVPVAIVGTFFFLNLFGFTINLLTLFAMVLAIGIVVDDAIVVVEAVHAKLDNGYKSAKKATIHAMNEISGAIISITLVMAAVFIPVTFITGSTGVFYKQFGITLAVAIILSAVNALTLSPALCALLLKPHADDHKHQSFMQRFYTSFNVAFDNVTEKYKRSVQFLSIKKWIALTSILLAAGALFYMMKTTPSAFVPAEDQGVVFANISLPPSASMERSDVVAKKVDSIAHTIPGVENTLRIVGQNFTAGAGSAYSMVIVRLKSWEDRELSVDDVIGQLFAKTSGIREASIFFISPPTIQGFGQSGGFEFQLQDKGGHSTAEFFKVNNEFLAKLSARPEIQYATTPFNPGFPQYMMDINLAKAKDAGVSINTILSTMQGYYGGLYASNFNKFGKQYRVMIQASPEFRTNTEGLNKIFVRNSAGTMAPITEFVKMTRVFGPESISRFNLFTSISITGAPKPGYSSGDAIKAIQEVAAESLPAGYGYEFSGLTREELASGSETIFIFILCLVFVYFLLSAQYESYILPFAVLFSIPFGLAGAYLFSIIFKLNSNIYLQISLIMLIGLLAKNGILIVEFALERRRKGLPILQSAIEGAVARFRPILMTSFAFILGLVPLMFASGAGAVGNKSIGTGAVGGMLIGTILGVFVIPILFIIFQTLQERVSGPPKENYDDEGDDEEEVQLIETHNE; from the coding sequence ATGTTTAAAATATTCATACAACGACCGGTACTATCTACGGTAATATCGGTTATTATCGTAATCCTGGGGATACTGGGACTGGCAGCGCTTCCTATTGCGCAATATCCGGACATCGCACCACCAACCGTAAATGTAGCCGCAAGTTACACCGGAGCGAATGCAGATGTGGTCCTAAAAAGTATCGTAATTCCGCTTGAAGAGCAGATTAACGGTGTAGAGAACATGACCTATATGACCTCTACGGCGACTAACGACGGTAATGCCTCTATAAAAATTTTCTTTAAGGTTGGAACCGATCCTGATTTAGCTGCGGTAAACGTGCAAAACAGAGTTTCCAGAGCGACCAGTTTATTGCCGGTTGAGGTAACTCAGGCGGGGGTAACCGTAACCAAAAGTCAGAGTAGTAACTTATTGATTTTCTCTTTGTACAGTGATGATAAAGCCTACGATCAGACGTTTCTTCAAAATTATGCGAAGATCAACTTAGTACCGCAAATTCAGCGTGTAGTTGGGGTAGGAGATGTTACCGTTTTCGGTTCAAGAGATTATTCTATGCGTATCTGGCTGAAACCGGATGTTATGCAGCAGTACAAATTGATTCCGAGTGATGTTTCGGCGGCTCTGGCAGAACAAAATATTGAAGCAGCACCGGGAAAATTTGGTGAAAACGGAGATCAGGCTTTTCAATATGTAATCAAATACAAGGGACGTTTAACAAGCGCAAAAGAATTTGAAGAGATTGTTATTAAATCAGCCGGAAACGGACAATTATTGCGATTGAAAGATGTGGCGAAAGTAGAATTGGGTTCTTTAAGTTATTCTTCGACCAGTACCACCAACGGACGCCCGTCTGTAGGTATTGCGATTAGTCAGACTCCCGGTTCTAATGCACGTGATGTAATTAATAATTCTAAAAAATTGATTGACGAAGCCGTAAAAACGTTTCCAAAAGGTATAAAGTATACCGTATTAATCAATGTCAATGAAAATCTGGATGCTTCAATCGAGAAGGTAATTCACACTTTGGTAGAAGCTTTTATTCTGGTTTTCATTGTAGTATTTATTTTTCTTCAGGATTTCCGCTCGACTTTAATTCCGGCGATTGCAGTTCCTGTTGCAATTGTGGGAACGTTTTTCTTTCTGAATTTATTCGGCTTTACCATTAACCTGCTGACGCTATTTGCGATGGTTTTGGCGATTGGTATTGTGGTCGATGATGCGATTGTAGTCGTCGAGGCGGTACATGCCAAACTCGATAACGGGTATAAATCGGCTAAGAAAGCTACTATTCATGCCATGAATGAAATTTCTGGAGCGATTATTTCGATCACACTGGTAATGGCAGCGGTATTTATTCCGGTTACCTTTATCACAGGTTCGACCGGGGTTTTCTATAAGCAATTTGGTATTACACTGGCGGTTGCGATTATTCTTTCGGCTGTTAATGCGCTTACTTTGAGCCCGGCGTTGTGTGCTTTACTTTTAAAACCACATGCAGACGATCATAAACATCAAAGTTTTATGCAGCGATTTTATACCTCATTCAACGTTGCGTTTGACAATGTAACCGAAAAATACAAACGTTCTGTTCAGTTCCTTTCTATCAAAAAATGGATTGCACTGACGTCTATACTTCTTGCTGCAGGAGCTCTGTTTTATATGATGAAAACCACTCCGTCAGCTTTCGTTCCTGCGGAAGATCAGGGTGTAGTTTTTGCCAATATCAGTTTACCGCCTTCGGCTTCTATGGAACGTTCTGACGTTGTGGCGAAAAAGGTCGATAGTATAGCGCACACCATTCCGGGGGTCGAAAATACCCTTCGTATCGTGGGGCAGAATTTTACAGCAGGTGCGGGTAGTGCCTACAGTATGGTAATTGTAAGATTGAAAAGCTGGGAAGATCGTGAGCTGAGTGTTGATGATGTAATTGGCCAGCTGTTTGCTAAAACCAGTGGTATTCGCGAAGCCAGCATTTTCTTTATTTCTCCGCCAACGATTCAGGGATTTGGACAAAGTGGTGGATTTGAATTTCAGTTGCAGGACAAAGGAGGTCATAGTACGGCAGAATTCTTTAAAGTAAACAATGAATTTCTGGCCAAACTTTCGGCACGTCCGGAGATACAATATGCGACGACGCCTTTTAATCCGGGTTTCCCTCAATATATGATGGATATCAATCTGGCAAAAGCAAAAGATGCGGGAGTTTCAATCAATACCATTCTGTCAACTATGCAGGGTTATTATGGAGGATTGTACGCTTCCAACTTTAATAAATTCGGTAAGCAGTATCGTGTGATGATTCAGGCCTCTCCCGAGTTTAGAACGAATACCGAAGGCTTGAACAAGATATTTGTCCGCAACAGTGCCGGAACCATGGCACCCATTACCGAGTTTGTAAAAATGACTCGTGTTTTCGGACCGGAATCTATTTCAAGATTTAACTTGTTTACGTCTATTTCGATCACCGGAGCACCAAAACCGGGTTATAGTTCCGGAGATGCTATTAAAGCGATTCAGGAAGTAGCAGCAGAAAGTCTTCCTGCAGGTTATGGTTATGAATTTTCGGGCTTAACACGTGAAGAATTAGCATCTGGAAGTGAGACGATCTTTATTTTTATACTGTGTCTGGTATTTGTTTACTTTTTATTAAGCGCACAATACGAGAGTTATATCCTGCCGTTTGCCGTACTGTTTTCAATTCCGTTTGGATTGGCGGGAGCCTATTTGTTCTCGATTATTTTTAAGTTGAACAGTAACATTTACCTGCAGATTTCCTTAATCATGTTAATTGGATTATTGGCCAAGAACGGTATTTTGATTGTCGAATTTGCGCTCGAAAGACGCCGAAAAGGATTGCCAATTCTACAGTCGGCTATTGAAGGAGCTGTGGCACGTTTCCGTCCGATTTTAATGACCTCCTTTGCTTTTATTTTGGGACTTGTTCCTTTAATGTTTGCTTCGGGTGCAGGTGCCGTTGGAAATAAATCGATTGGAACGGGTGCTGTAGGAGGAATGTTGATCGGTACCATTTTAGGAGTATTTGTGATTCCGATATTGTTCATCATTTTCCAGACACTGCAAGAACGTGTGAGTGGCCCGCCAAAAGAAAATTATGACGATGAAGGTGATGATGAAGAGGAAGTGCAATTGATAGAAACTCACAACGAGTAA
- a CDS encoding efflux RND transporter periplasmic adaptor subunit, translated as MKKQSFLSILAASIVITSCGNKNDKAAQAGGAPPIKEYKTLTLEPKSATLYTDYPASIQGQQNIEIRPRVEGYIDKIFVDEGAVVRAGQPLFKISAPEYEQEVRTAAASIKSAQANVSAAKLAVNKVKPLVEKGIISKYDLESAQYTYESALATLAQANASLVNAKTNLGYTTVTSPVDGVVGSIPFRLGSLVSSNTADPLTTVSSIGNVYAYFAVNEKKLLNFTQNTDSGISLAEKIKKMPAVSLLLSDGTAYGEKGRIETVNGLINTETGSVTFRARFPNTKSIIRSGNSTTVRIPNEVDKAIIVPQSATFELQDKLFAVVVGKDGKTKSANITVLENTAGNYYVVKSGLQSGDQIVLEGVAALKDGTEIKAQNQSEETVYADLK; from the coding sequence ATGAAGAAGCAATCTTTTTTAAGTATTCTAGCAGCATCTATTGTCATCACTTCGTGTGGAAACAAAAATGATAAAGCGGCTCAGGCCGGAGGTGCACCACCAATTAAAGAATATAAAACGCTGACTTTAGAACCTAAATCGGCTACTTTATATACAGATTATCCTGCCAGTATTCAGGGGCAGCAAAATATTGAAATTCGTCCACGGGTAGAAGGATACATTGATAAGATTTTTGTTGATGAAGGAGCCGTGGTTAGAGCCGGACAGCCATTATTTAAAATTAGTGCTCCGGAGTATGAACAGGAAGTTCGCACAGCCGCTGCAAGTATCAAAAGCGCTCAGGCAAATGTAAGCGCCGCTAAACTGGCGGTTAATAAAGTAAAACCATTGGTTGAAAAAGGAATCATCAGTAAATACGATTTAGAATCGGCACAGTATACTTATGAATCAGCTTTGGCAACATTGGCACAGGCTAATGCCAGTCTGGTAAATGCAAAGACTAACTTAGGATATACCACCGTAACCAGTCCTGTTGACGGTGTTGTGGGATCTATTCCGTTTCGTTTGGGAAGTTTAGTGAGTTCCAATACCGCAGATCCTTTAACGACAGTTTCAAGTATTGGAAACGTATACGCTTATTTCGCAGTGAATGAAAAAAAGCTCCTGAACTTTACTCAAAATACAGATTCGGGAATTTCACTGGCAGAGAAAATTAAAAAGATGCCAGCTGTTTCGCTACTTCTTTCAGATGGTACAGCTTACGGAGAAAAAGGACGTATTGAAACGGTAAACGGATTAATCAATACTGAAACGGGTTCGGTTACCTTCAGAGCACGTTTTCCTAATACAAAAAGTATTATCAGAAGCGGAAACAGTACTACCGTGAGAATTCCAAATGAAGTGGATAAAGCGATTATTGTTCCTCAAAGTGCCACTTTTGAACTTCAGGATAAATTATTTGCAGTAGTAGTTGGAAAGGACGGGAAAACGAAAAGTGCCAATATTACGGTTTTAGAAAACACCGCAGGAAATTATTATGTTGTAAAAAGCGGTTTGCAGAGCGGAGACCAAATTGTTTTGGAAGGAGTGGCAGCACTTAAAGACGGAACAGAAATTAAAGCTCAGAATCAAAGTGAAGAAACGGTTTACGCGGACTTAAAATAA
- a CDS encoding sensor histidine kinase has protein sequence MTPNFFKPFMSTGLHILAWVLLGYMQLFYIPLTWNIALPHIFWIWQTIVLLFMLAIFYYNARVIVPKTIIKDKIGPFLLWILLIIFIMQLVSYFYNINTDLHNKLAALIRFKRYRNTYFDNYIFSLTLLVLAISTSYAMLLHWQRAAQHKQKLEQDKTMTELAMLKAQINPHFFFNSLNSIYSLTYTNIEDSRNALHTLSRMMRYLLYSTEGERTTLLKEVDFMKDFIALMKLRANSKLTITGDIPEKIQDYPIVPMLLLPLVENAFKHGVHATDKSEIHFTLKQNGTLLEFEVENTFFEKTAPTEQGGIGLTNTKRRLHLIYPDKHSLTAGIDENGKYKVNLQITLEQ, from the coding sequence ATGACACCCAATTTTTTTAAACCGTTTATGTCTACCGGATTACACATCCTGGCCTGGGTATTATTAGGATATATGCAGCTGTTTTATATTCCGCTTACCTGGAATATAGCACTTCCCCATATATTCTGGATTTGGCAAACCATTGTTTTGCTTTTTATGCTTGCGATTTTTTACTATAATGCCAGGGTAATTGTTCCAAAAACCATCATTAAAGACAAAATTGGTCCTTTCCTGTTATGGATTCTATTGATCATTTTCATCATGCAGCTGGTATCCTATTTTTACAACATCAACACCGATTTGCATAACAAACTGGCTGCCCTTATCCGATTCAAACGATACCGAAACACCTATTTCGATAACTATATTTTTAGTCTCACCTTACTGGTTCTGGCCATCAGTACCAGTTATGCCATGCTGCTGCATTGGCAAAGAGCCGCTCAGCACAAACAAAAACTGGAGCAGGACAAAACGATGACCGAGCTGGCCATGCTGAAAGCACAAATCAATCCGCATTTCTTCTTTAACTCGCTTAACAGTATTTACTCGCTTACATACACTAATATTGAAGATTCCCGCAATGCGCTACATACTTTAAGCCGCATGATGCGATACCTTCTTTACAGTACCGAAGGCGAAAGAACCACCTTATTGAAAGAAGTAGATTTTATGAAGGACTTTATTGCTTTAATGAAGCTTCGAGCCAACAGTAAACTGACTATTACAGGCGATATTCCGGAAAAAATACAGGACTATCCGATTGTACCGATGCTTTTACTGCCCTTAGTCGAAAATGCCTTTAAACACGGGGTACACGCTACAGACAAAAGCGAGATTCATTTTACGCTGAAACAAAACGGAACTCTTCTTGAATTTGAGGTAGAAAATACTTTTTTCGAAAAAACAGCTCCGACAGAACAGGGCGGAATTGGTTTAACCAATACCAAACGCCGATTACACCTCATCTACCCCGACAAACATAGTTTAACAGCCGGTATTGACGAAAACGGAAAATATAAAGTAAACCTGCAAATAACTTTAGAACAATGA
- a CDS encoding LytR/AlgR family response regulator transcription factor encodes MMVLKCIAVDDEPLALKLVETFIEQTPFLQLVQSCDNAIEAMSLIREQQPDIIFLDINMPNLSGMELARLLQEQQGTLPKIIFTTAYNHYAIEGYRVNAVDYLLKPFSYEEFLRAANKVLQLTEEASGQFQSITADDDDFIFLKVEYQWVRISLKDILYIESLKDYVKVHLENSTKGLMSLISLKALEEKLPSLKFMRINRSFIVALDKINSISKNSIFINKTEITVGEQYKETFKTIVDKWLK; translated from the coding sequence ATGATGGTATTAAAATGTATCGCAGTAGATGACGAACCGCTGGCTTTAAAACTGGTCGAAACCTTTATAGAACAAACTCCTTTTTTACAGTTGGTTCAAAGCTGCGATAATGCTATCGAAGCCATGAGTCTGATACGGGAACAACAACCCGACATTATTTTTCTGGACATCAACATGCCGAATTTAAGCGGTATGGAACTTGCCCGTCTTTTACAGGAACAACAGGGAACTTTACCGAAAATAATTTTCACCACAGCCTACAATCATTATGCTATCGAAGGCTATCGTGTCAATGCTGTTGATTACCTTTTAAAACCTTTTAGTTATGAAGAATTTTTAAGAGCTGCCAATAAGGTTTTACAATTAACAGAAGAAGCTTCCGGTCAATTTCAGTCCATTACAGCAGATGATGATGATTTTATTTTTCTGAAAGTCGAATACCAGTGGGTCCGAATTTCATTAAAAGACATATTGTATATCGAAAGTCTCAAAGATTATGTCAAAGTACATCTTGAAAATTCGACAAAAGGATTAATGTCTTTGATTTCTTTGAAAGCTTTGGAGGAAAAATTACCGTCTTTAAAATTTATGCGAATCAACCGTTCTTTTATTGTCGCATTAGACAAAATAAACTCCATCAGTAAAAATTCAATATTCATTAATAAAACCGAAATAACGGTTGGTGAACAATACAAAGAAACCTTTAAAACCATTGTAGACAAATGGTTGAAATAA
- a CDS encoding DUF3861 domain-containing protein, translated as MQKRSNKYYLTLSLKEYANGETEPAKELGIEFDNHDEIFDIIEKIKAKNLFENPNEATQFALGLKLFSEIKLKHRNNPLFEELNEVFPVFMKKLKSL; from the coding sequence ATGCAAAAAAGATCAAACAAATATTACCTGACTTTAAGCTTAAAAGAATACGCAAACGGCGAAACAGAACCCGCAAAAGAACTTGGAATAGAATTCGACAATCATGATGAAATATTTGATATCATCGAAAAAATAAAGGCTAAAAATCTATTTGAAAATCCAAATGAAGCCACCCAATTTGCACTTGGTCTCAAATTATTCAGCGAAATCAAACTGAAACACCGCAACAACCCTCTTTTTGAAGAATTAAATGAAGTCTTTCCGGTTTTCATGAAAAAACTAAAAAGTTTATAA
- a CDS encoding DUF2024 family protein, with amino-acid sequence MKIAVWDTYVTRKDGTVMHFDILVDERTVDENQIFEYGKRYLKTVAQEGQPLTSKECKFCHIDKAPETVQSQILKQGFSIIEMENCN; translated from the coding sequence ATGAAGATAGCAGTGTGGGATACCTATGTAACCCGAAAAGACGGAACAGTTATGCATTTTGATATTCTGGTTGACGAACGTACTGTCGATGAAAACCAGATTTTTGAATATGGCAAAAGGTATCTTAAAACAGTAGCACAGGAAGGGCAACCGCTGACCTCAAAAGAATGCAAATTTTGTCATATTGACAAGGCTCCAGAGACTGTGCAAAGTCAGATTCTTAAACAGGGATTTTCGATTATCGAAATGGAGAACTGTAATTAA
- a CDS encoding thioredoxin family protein, with protein sequence MSKSIFYHAGCPVCISAEQDILSLINSTEVEVVDLGVDKSRIAEAQKAGLQSVPALVTPNGNVLHINFGASIADVIG encoded by the coding sequence ATGAGTAAATCAATTTTTTATCATGCCGGCTGTCCGGTTTGTATTAGTGCAGAACAGGATATTTTAAGTTTAATTAATTCTACTGAGGTTGAAGTTGTCGATCTGGGTGTCGATAAATCTAGAATTGCAGAGGCTCAAAAAGCAGGATTGCAATCGGTTCCGGCTTTGGTAACGCCAAACGGAAATGTGCTTCATATTAATTTTGGCGCTTCTATAGCAGATGTAATTGGGTAG